Genomic segment of Arachis stenosperma cultivar V10309 chromosome 4, arast.V10309.gnm1.PFL2, whole genome shotgun sequence:
GTCAATCTTCTTTTACATGTCCAAAATTACCTTCTATCATTTTTTTGGCAATATGTGCCATTCTAACTTTTTTCCGTATATCTCATTTCTTATTTTGTGGTTGTTTATCTATTTCAACATTCTCATCTCTACCATACTTAATTTATGTTTATGTTCACTATTTGCCGCCTAACACTTTGTTCTATATAACATAGCTGGTCTAACAACAGtgtaataaaatttttctttaagttttaaaggtaTTTTTTATCGTATATAAAATCAGATGCACTTCGTATTTTGACCAACCTTCTTGTATCCTGATGTTTTATATTCTcattaattttttcattattctatATGATACATCCAAGATATTTAAAACAATTACTTGCCGTAAGATTGTTTCTTCAATTTTCACTTATGCGTTATTGTTTTCCCCTTGCCTACTATATTTATATTCCATATATACTGTCTTAGTGCGATTTATGCTAAAACTTTTATCCCTTTACAACTCATCTCCACAACTCTAACTTCTCATTTAAATCTTCTATTGTTTCTCCCAGGCAGGACAATGCCATTGACAAAaaacatgcaccatggcacTGATATGTTTGGTAAGTACCTCCAAAACTAATGTGAAAAAATATGGGTTTAAAGATACTCCTTGTTGCACTTTTACACTAATAGAAAATTCTTGTGTCATATTACCTTGAGTTTTCACACTAATTATAACCACATCGTACATATCCTTAATTGCACGAACATATGATGATATAGATGTTATACTTCGTCCATTATCCCTATAACCTCGCCTATCAGAGTAACAAACTCGAAAATAAAGAAGTCAAACAAAGATATCACAGCAGCAACCAACAATATGCACGGCAATATATTCCTTCTGCATAATGCGAAAAGATACCAACCCAAACTCACTTCCTCCTCTATAAAAGCAAACGAGGAGGGCGCAACGAAGGCAAAACACACATAgcaatttatttaatattatttagtagtcttttaaatatttttaaatattaacttgAGCGTCGGAATATTTTCGATAGGTATTTTACCCTTTGGTGTTCATCCAGACCGACAAACAGTTTCACCGGCACTTTTCAAAGGATGGAAAGAAGGCTTTATAACTCGGTTACATTCTCAAGACAAAAACATATCAATTcttattctctcttttttttttcaaaattttctataAAACTTCTCTTGATATTCTATAATAtgtttttttcaaattaataaATACGATATTATTTTGCcacttaaaagaaaaataatttgtatttttGACATCTGAAAATGGAATTAAGAAAtgatttctttcttttaaaaattatttaattgttaccaaaaattatttaataaaacgctgaatcttttaaaaattaaaataataatttagtcaccaaagaaaataaaaattaagttttCATGGATACTATCCAATATTTTCTTATTAATAGACCACTTCTAGCCAATTCAAAATGGTAGAATTTTGTTGTTGCTACGGAGCTTTGTTGGTGTTAACTAGAGATGTTTTAAGGATTTGTTTGTTGACAACTCAATTTTTTAAGAACTAATATGTAATATGTTCACATTTtaagattttgtttttttcaaACTAAGTTAGGTTAGTCTAGTGGTTAGTTTAAGTAAGTGTAACCTATTGGCTAATGACAAATCCTTAAATGGAACTTCGATCCACAACGGATTAGTTCTTGATTTGtcaaattgaaaaatattattgtgaaaaaaacaaaaaaagagagaattcacttttttggcatattataaatctaaaaatactgtatatatatcaaaatcaacaaaaaaaaatcattatatatttgtatatattgtataaatacatatattatttaatttatttttaaaatatattttgtattttaatatatatgttataCTAGTAATAAATTTTGGTGTAAATCTTGCACAGTTGTTATAAATAAATGAAGCATCTCCCCAAGACATAACATCGTTAACACATCTCCAATGTTTGatttcatttcaattttattttaagtttcACAAAATACCatattaggatttttagaactaTATGTCATTGTCATAATAGTGATTTGAGATTAAATATGAAAtctatttttctaatatttggtttcaatttgatttaaatttatataaggTGCAAAATTGAATTGGCTATCTACTAAAGTAAAATTTCTCTATAGTGAAACTAGTTATTTCTCGATCATTTTCATTGCAAAGACTGAGAGCAGAGACGACATTAAGTAAATTATGTCTTAATATACTATTTTAATCTAAGAGCCTCTGAACAAAACCCTAGTTGCTCTTAGAGCTTATTTGCTAGCACAATAGCACTTGAATTTTGTGAATAAAGTTGGTGAACAGACGACAGatgattttatattaaatactTTTAACAAAAATTCACACTTTAAACATAGATATAAATAGTTGGAAATTGATCAAATATAGATGACAGCAATTGTTTAAATTAAGTTggattagaataaaaaataaaataaaattgttacATTTCAAATCGTAATAAAttatatcaattttattttttaaacagaTCAAAATTATACTTTAGTCGTTGAATAACTTGATCTTAAACAAAATATGTATACATATCTTCTGTACAGTGACAACAAGATGCGAAAATATaatgtaaaaatataaataatttcatatttgtataaattgataaatactatattttatttatttaaaaaaaaaaagcctaaGAAAGCACTaagaatgaaagtatgcaacaCTTTATTTCCTCCCAGCTCCACTTATATCTAAAAACTACCTCACATACATTAACCAACAAAATCTAGCATAGGCATATAGGCATTAACCAACAAAATCTAGCATGCATTCGTTATTCTTTGGTAACCCACCTATTGCCTCTAATCTGGTAACCACCGTAGATTTGATCACTACTGCTCTCTCCTCCGCTCTCAGCACTCGTATATCCAGATTGCCGACGGTGCTTCTTCCCCCTCGATACCCCACTATCGCTAATACTGCCATTCAAGAGCGGATCATCAATTCCTCGAATCACCTTCTTCGCAGCTGGTGATAACGATGATGACACGATGCAACTATCAtcctttgttcttcttctatcCTTCTCATGCTTCTTAATATTTTGGGAGATTTTGTGTAATTTTTCATTGAACCTAGTAATCCCCTTCTCCACAGGCTCCACAGCTTGATGGACCGTAAACTTAACATCTTTCACAATCTGAATGttacaaatcaaataaattatcaaatgtgtaagtatatatatatagttatatacTACACAATCTGAAATTTTATCAAAAGGTAGCATTGCTATGAGCCATTGGATGACAAAGTGGTACCCGTCACTTTTTATCCCTCAACCACCACCATGATTCCTAATGAAGGATTTTGGTTATATTTTTCCGACCATGTAGCACTTTtagaaaatcaataaataaaagttaTGGAATACAAAAATTAACTGAAActtgaataataatataattatgatTATTTGGATAGAAGATATGACCATAAAATAACTCGGTTTTAGCATTAGTATTAGCAAAAATTAAGGAAACTTACATATCCCCCACCACCAATAACAACATCCCGAACGCTCTCTCTAATTGTCATCCCACTCTTGGCATCAACATCTGGAGTAGGAAGACGCAGTTTTGTGGGTCGCTCACTGTCCCTGATTTCATCAGGGTCAAGAGGACAATCAGCAGAGTAATCTCCAAGAACTGCAACACTTCCAGGAAGGCGGTCTCCCATTAGCTCATAAGGCTTGGATGGAAACACATACAGGTGAACTATGGAAGCAATGCCCATCTGTGCTGGATGAATACAAAGTGCTGTTTAAACTTTATTCTAACCCATATCTTGAGCAGTTATAAAACCTTAACAGATTGACTTATGAGTCGAATGAGGTTCAAGGACAAATTCAAGAAACAATGAATAAAAAACCTGCTTCAGTGCTGATTGACAAAACAAGCCCTACTGAACTCCTAAATTTCCAAGTTGAAATACTTGATGTATTACCAAGATTACTCAATGCCGGAATTGTCTATTGACCTCCTAACTTTCCTAGTTGAAATACTTGATGCATTACCAAGATTACTCAATGCCGgaattgttttatatttttcatttagtAAGCATCTTGTATTTCATAAAAATTTGGGGAAATATACTTGTTACACAAAGTTCATCCTATCCAACCTTGGGACATTATAATGTTTCACACAGATGGTTTTCataaatgaaaatgaaataaTTGAACAGCAGTATAAAGTCTGAATGTGACTCTTGGATATTGTGgttaagaaaaaagaagaagagaagaaacaGATGATTTATAACCATCAATAAACAAAAAGAGATGCTAATTAATCAAAGGTCCAACTGATAATGATCTACTCTTcaataaaattacttaaattatGAGTAGGGGTTCGCAACAATTTCATGAACCTACTTCCATGAAAAACACTCAAATATCATATTggtgattaaaaaaaataatgtaaaaatgaATGCTATAGCATCTATAGGCATTAGATGGAACAATTAGCAAAAGTAAGTTTGACATCGTTAGAGAAATTCACATGATCAAACTGCACAGTTCACTTCCCACGACAAAGATCAAAAGAGATAATTCATATTGCAGAGCATCTTCACCAAACAAGAGCTGCACCTGATCCAGGGTGGGAAGTGGAGGGCGTTTGATCCAGTAGTGGTCACATAAAAAGTTTCCTCACAGCAGACAGCCAATTGCAAGATAATAAATACAGGACATTAAATAAAAAGGCAGTCACAGCCAACAATTAACAAAGCACATGCCAAGGCAAAGAAGGAAGCTTAACTCCAGTGAAGGGCATCTACCTCAATACAAATGATGAAATCTTGGACACTTGACTTGAACTGCAAACCCTGCGCTATGGGGCTTTTGAATAAACCGAAGGTATATAGAAGAGCAATTGCCACACCTTGCCACCAagtgaggaagacaattgattTAAATGTCAAAAATTTGGCCAATGGCTGTATATGTGCCAACTCCTCCTTTGTTACAGTGTAAAATTGAACAAGGCAGTACAATGCCCAAGACTGACTGAAGTTCAAAACTATGGCCATATAAGGATACCTACAAAGGTAGCAAAAATTCATATAGTCAGATATCCCTCCATCAATCTTTTGACCTGTTGCCACCACAAGGAGCATATGAAAACTAACATTCCAATTACGGGaagaattttatgatgaaacaATATAGTAACTCTGTACCACTGGATGCAGGAGATTCACAACGGAATAATTCACAATTAAGCATCAGTCAAACATACCAACACAATCAATGGCATCTCACACAAATTTAGTTCAAAGAGAACTGAAACATCCTCCAAGTCCTTACTCATTATCAAGTAATTCTCAAAATTACTTAAGGAAAAAAGACGGGAATGgattctctcaattttttttaataattgacggagtaaagtgtgatctctcactattaattttataagtgggaCCAAAAAAAACATGAGAGAAAAATAAAGGGttagagatcacactttactccctcaatttttttttaacaattgagagGATCCATTCCCAAAAAAGagaacccccccccccccaaaaaaaaaaaaaagggcaTACACACAAATTTCAATCTATGCTACTGCAAATAAAATGGCCATAAATAATAACTCAGATGAGGCCATAATCAATTACAGCATCCAAACAGAAAAGTGAATGCAAGCAATGGTTCACAAGAATCTTACTTGTAAATGTTATATGGTCAATGGGAATGATAATAACTTGCAAAGAATTCCATATTGCTTACCCACATCCCCATTTAAATTCTCCTTCACAGTATATTCCAAACGCTTCAAGAATCACCGCCGTAATTGCAGTCAACGACTTTATTATCATCTGTAAGAGATTGATATATTTAATGTAAGGAGAATATTTAGTTTAAGTGTATAAAAACAAAGGTTGAAACATTTGGTAATTGAAGTGAGATGGAGTAATGAAGAAGCATACATATTGTACAATACCAAATTTCACAATTTGGTAAAACTTTCGGCCAAGTATCCAAGGTTTAAGGAAGTAATTCATAGGAAAAGGATGTTTTACGGTTCCCTTGTCAGAAGTGTGCAGAAGAGGAGTTTTAAAAGTAGCCCGTCCTTCTCTTTCCATAAATTCAATGGTCCTTTCCTCACCACCTAGACAGGCAACAAGGTATCTTCCAAAACAATACATGGCGAATGACTCATAGCAATCCCTCAAAATCTCACAATCCACACTGATTGATGGATTGACCAATGATACAAACTGGTAAGATGAGAAGAGAGTTAGAACTGAAAAAGCAATGAGAAAATCTATGGCTAGGCAAAAGAAGTATTCTTACAGATTCAATTGAATAGCAGGGGACCATTAGGATAACTCCAATCAAAAACTTCTGCTCCTCAGGATTCTTGTATGCAGAAAGATGCTCAAATAGAAGATACATAGACAGAGTGAGAGTGAGGAGAAGAAAGGCAGCAGCAATAATAGTTGCCCATGCAGGAGGCGAGTATGACAACAGAATGATGATGTTGTTCATTGAGGTTAGAGAATGAGGACTTGAAATATAACTAGCATAATTCAATTACATTATAGGCAGCTCAGAGGCACCTGTTGAATAATTTAAGGAAAGCTTAAAATAGAAATGGTGACCATAACCTAACATAGATTGCAAGGGTAATCATAATGGATATATAACATTGAAAGAACAGATAAGTGTCAATGAAGGGGGAGGAGAGAAAGTAGTGCTTGCTGACAAGGACGTAGATGGGTGGAGGGACTGCTAATTGAGGTAGAAGGCAAAAGAAGCCAATGGTTTCTGTGTAGTGTAGAGGCCAAGAGGGAGAAAGAGGTGATAATCTTAGTATCCTGGCCGTACTTGGTATGCCGTTTTCAGACATCAAGTTTGAGATAGCTGCTAGAGTGTATACAGGAAAGGTACCACTGATTTGCTGCAAAAATGAAAACTGTCAGTCTTCACAGCATGACATAGGGAATATAATTTAGATTCAAATGGAGACATTTGCTAAGTACGTCTATTTTGACATGTACCTTTGGAAGGCAACTTCATATCTTCCAAAGCTATTGCCACCAACTGGAGAAGCAAAATAAATCCTTTGGTCCCTGCACCTTTCTCCAAATATTTAACATATCAGTGAAGTTTTAGAAGATGTTCTATTCTATCCTTTATTTAGACTATCAATTCACTGAAGACTTGGTcaaataatcataataataaaaataataaaatataacacTAATCTATAAAGCATAGCTTTCCAATCTCTCAACATTTCTGAGAGTGAAAGTCCTCTAAGCAGACCATAAGATTTACACCAGATAGATTTATAGGAAAGGATTAGAAA
This window contains:
- the LOC130974254 gene encoding protein LAZ1 translates to MNNIIILLSYSPPAWATIIAAAFLLLTLTLSMYLLFEHLSAYKNPEEQKFLIGVILMVPCYSIESFVSLVNPSISVDCEILRDCYESFAMYCFGRYLVACLGGEERTIEFMEREGRATFKTPLLHTSDKGTVKHPFPMNYFLKPWILGRKFYQIVKFGIVQYMIIKSLTAITAVILEAFGIYCEGEFKWGCGYPYMAIVLNFSQSWALYCLVQFYTVTKEELAHIQPLAKFLTFKSIVFLTWWQGVAIALLYTFGLFKSPIAQGLQFKSSVQDFIICIEMGIASIVHLYVFPSKPYELMGDRLPGSVAVLGDYSADCPLDPDEIRDSERPTKLRLPTPDVDAKSGMTIRESVRDVVIGGGGYIVKDVKFTVHQAVEPVEKGITRFNEKLHKISQNIKKHEKDRRRTKDDSCIVSSSLSPAAKKVIRGIDDPLLNGSISDSGVSRGKKHRRQSGYTSAESGGESSSDQIYGGYQIRGNRWVTKE